From the genome of Cellvibrio japonicus Ueda107, one region includes:
- a CDS encoding TonB-dependent receptor, giving the protein MRKFQINPLVLAMAVTALPLGAMAQSQSSNGDVVEEVLVTGSYRASLASALDTKRNSANAVDSIKAEDIADFPDNNLAESLQRIPGVAITRSGGEGRAISVRGLGPDYTRVRINGVEAISTTGGTDATGGTNRTRGFDFNTFSSDLFSSLTVNKTAMASIEEGSLGATVDLKTAQPFDYNDFVFTASAQAGYNELSEETDPAASFLISNVFADGKLGALFSLSYSERTVRDEGSSTVRWSNAANQRFGSFSDGTPILATDNITTAFHPRIPRYDSFNHEISRLGASLSLQARPTDTTEVSLDVLYAKHEANRQEVFWEASMNGTQNNSVVVNDYEIQGNSLVYADLSNVRLLAENRYDEMTTDFHQITLNVKQDFTDQLKGNLVIGSVKSDFDNPLQNTAIMRADGMDFSYDFRDGKKGNFVFGDTAYNASSWTLTEMRQRPQASVNEYQNVLADIAYEINDVLTLKAGVNYKKFEFSTTERRLASEAAPAGINLNDYLLTYDSGLGSGGAWLIPDRGAIATDFDIFSRGYNIQASNTYETKEETTGGFIQLDFNSSIGETPVRGNIGLRQFSTEQSTSGVLAGSQVWVDHKYDDVLPAANLSIEPIEDVIIRLAYSEGIARAGLGSIKADTSVSVAGTNMSVTGSNPFLEPTKAKSYDVGVEMYFDNESALAMTLFRKDLESQVQSYRATRNFQDIIAGFSPEQQASLSQQATTQCAASSLSTADCNTNAVWNYTVPVNSPGGDIYGFELSYQTPFTFLPGFWQDFGFIGSFTYVKGQIAYLDPNTGNVEFVSDLENMSVNTSSATLYYEKDAFQARISLASRSGYLTNARGRDGNSAEGTHSTHNVDASASYQLNDNWRFTFEALNLTNEADDQWVDSNDYRLSYYHETGRQYYLGVQYKY; this is encoded by the coding sequence ATGAGAAAGTTTCAAATTAATCCATTAGTGTTGGCCATGGCGGTAACAGCGCTGCCGCTGGGTGCTATGGCGCAAAGTCAATCTTCTAATGGCGATGTAGTAGAAGAAGTGCTGGTAACGGGCAGTTATCGTGCATCTCTTGCCAGCGCTCTGGATACCAAGCGCAACAGTGCGAATGCCGTTGACTCCATCAAAGCCGAGGATATTGCTGACTTCCCAGACAATAACCTGGCGGAATCATTGCAACGTATACCTGGTGTTGCTATTACTCGCTCTGGAGGCGAAGGCCGTGCTATTTCTGTTCGTGGCCTGGGTCCAGACTATACTCGTGTCCGCATTAATGGTGTAGAAGCGATCTCTACCACAGGTGGTACAGACGCCACAGGAGGCACCAACCGCACACGTGGTTTTGACTTTAATACATTTTCTTCAGATTTATTTTCCAGCCTGACAGTTAACAAAACTGCAATGGCCTCTATTGAAGAAGGTTCATTGGGTGCTACGGTCGACTTAAAAACAGCACAACCCTTTGACTACAACGACTTTGTATTTACTGCATCTGCACAAGCGGGTTACAACGAGCTTTCAGAAGAAACCGACCCAGCTGCATCATTTTTGATTAGCAACGTGTTTGCCGATGGGAAACTGGGAGCTCTCTTCTCTCTATCCTATTCTGAACGCACTGTACGTGACGAAGGTTCTTCAACTGTACGCTGGTCAAATGCAGCCAATCAGCGCTTTGGATCTTTTAGTGATGGCACACCAATTCTGGCAACTGATAATATAACAACTGCATTCCATCCTCGCATTCCTCGTTATGACTCTTTCAACCATGAAATTTCGCGTCTAGGTGCAAGCCTGTCGCTGCAAGCTCGTCCCACAGATACCACTGAAGTAAGTCTGGATGTCCTATATGCAAAACATGAAGCCAATCGCCAGGAAGTTTTCTGGGAAGCTTCAATGAACGGAACACAAAATAATAGTGTTGTGGTCAATGACTACGAAATTCAAGGCAATAGCTTGGTATACGCTGATCTGTCCAATGTTCGCTTGTTGGCTGAGAATCGCTATGACGAGATGACAACAGACTTCCATCAAATTACATTGAACGTAAAACAGGATTTTACTGATCAGTTAAAAGGTAATTTGGTGATTGGCAGTGTGAAGTCAGATTTTGACAACCCGCTACAAAACACTGCCATCATGCGTGCTGATGGTATGGATTTTAGTTACGACTTCCGCGATGGCAAAAAAGGTAATTTCGTATTCGGTGATACAGCGTACAATGCATCCAGTTGGACATTAACCGAAATGCGTCAACGCCCACAAGCGTCTGTTAACGAATATCAAAATGTCCTAGCTGATATCGCATATGAAATTAATGATGTGCTAACGCTAAAAGCTGGGGTGAATTACAAAAAATTTGAATTCTCAACCACTGAAAGACGATTGGCATCTGAGGCCGCTCCTGCCGGCATCAATCTAAACGACTATCTGCTCACCTATGACTCAGGCCTGGGTTCTGGTGGCGCATGGTTGATTCCTGACCGCGGGGCTATTGCAACAGACTTTGATATCTTTTCTCGTGGCTATAATATCCAAGCCTCAAACACTTACGAGACTAAAGAAGAAACTACTGGCGGTTTTATCCAGTTAGATTTCAACAGCAGTATCGGTGAGACTCCCGTACGCGGTAATATTGGTTTGCGCCAATTCTCTACTGAACAATCTACCTCTGGAGTATTAGCGGGTAGTCAAGTTTGGGTCGACCACAAATATGATGATGTATTGCCTGCAGCAAACCTGTCTATCGAACCAATTGAGGACGTAATTATTCGCTTGGCCTATTCTGAAGGTATTGCACGTGCTGGTTTGGGTTCAATTAAAGCCGATACATCAGTAAGTGTTGCCGGCACCAATATGAGCGTGACAGGTAGCAACCCCTTCTTGGAACCTACCAAAGCCAAAAGCTATGACGTAGGTGTAGAAATGTACTTCGACAACGAAAGTGCGTTAGCCATGACATTGTTCCGCAAAGATCTGGAGAGTCAGGTACAAAGTTATCGTGCTACCAGAAATTTCCAAGACATTATTGCAGGCTTCTCTCCTGAGCAACAAGCCTCCCTATCACAACAGGCAACGACTCAGTGCGCCGCATCGTCTTTAAGTACTGCTGATTGTAATACTAATGCAGTGTGGAACTACACTGTCCCTGTTAACTCACCCGGTGGCGATATTTATGGTTTTGAACTGAGTTATCAAACTCCGTTCACCTTCTTGCCTGGCTTCTGGCAGGATTTTGGATTCATCGGCTCATTTACTTATGTTAAAGGTCAAATTGCCTATCTGGATCCAAACACTGGTAATGTAGAGTTTGTATCCGACCTGGAAAATATGTCAGTTAACACGTCCAGTGCCACTCTTTACTATGAGAAAGATGCATTCCAAGCACGGATCTCTTTAGCCTCACGTAGCGGTTACCTAACCAATGCCCGTGGCCGCGATGGCAATAGTGCAGAGGGTACTCATTCTACTCATAACGTAGATGCATCGGCTTCCTATCAATTAAATGATAACTGGCGCTTCACCTTCGAAGCGCTGAATTTGACCAATGAAGCTGACGATCAGTGGGTAGATTCTAATGATTACCGTCTGTCCTACTATCACGAGACCGGCCGTCAATACTACTTGGGTGTTCAATACAAATACTAA
- a CDS encoding glycoside hydrolase family 28 protein, with translation MNKTPRQLIDRREFLNRAGSMAGIAFLGATGLTACVNNKPSPNSGMSYDEAWRTADDIRNNIARTSFPNKTFDIRAYGARAGGAIDATKAFANAIAACHAAGGGKVLVSGGTYLSGPIHLLSNVNLHVEKGARIAFITDPKAYLPAVFTRWEGMELMGYSPLIYAYRQENIAITGEGTLDGQANRTTWWPWKGGAWKGGKNWSVPGFPTQDEGREQLQRAMEAGVAPEQRLFAEGANLRPPFVQPYECERVLIEGVTIVNSPFWLLNPVLCNDVIVRGVTCDSMGPNSDGCDPESCDRVLIEDCYFDTGDDCIAIKSGRNHDGRRINRPSQNIVIRNCHMRRGHGGVVIGSEMSGGVRNVFVEHCEMNSPDLERGLRIKTNSVRGGVVENFFARDITIVEVKNAIVIDFQYEEGDAGEHTPIVRNIDFRGITCAKAERVFQVRGYERSPISNLALRNCDFKQVKEIGVLEHMDAMTAENVRINGTPFTI, from the coding sequence GTGAACAAGACTCCCCGCCAATTGATCGACCGCCGTGAATTTCTCAACCGTGCCGGAAGTATGGCCGGTATAGCTTTTCTGGGCGCAACAGGGTTAACCGCTTGTGTAAACAACAAGCCCTCTCCCAACTCCGGCATGAGTTACGACGAAGCCTGGCGCACGGCTGACGACATCCGTAACAACATTGCCCGAACCAGCTTCCCCAATAAAACCTTTGATATCCGTGCCTATGGTGCCCGGGCCGGTGGCGCAATTGATGCCACAAAGGCTTTTGCCAACGCAATCGCTGCCTGCCATGCCGCTGGCGGTGGAAAAGTTCTGGTGAGTGGCGGCACTTACCTGAGCGGTCCTATCCACCTGTTATCCAACGTGAATCTGCACGTAGAAAAAGGCGCACGTATTGCTTTTATTACCGATCCTAAAGCCTATCTGCCTGCCGTGTTTACCCGCTGGGAAGGCATGGAGCTGATGGGCTATTCGCCGCTGATCTACGCCTATCGCCAGGAAAATATTGCCATTACCGGTGAGGGCACACTCGACGGCCAGGCCAATCGCACTACCTGGTGGCCCTGGAAAGGCGGCGCCTGGAAAGGTGGTAAAAACTGGAGTGTGCCAGGCTTCCCAACCCAGGACGAAGGCCGTGAGCAACTGCAACGTGCTATGGAGGCAGGTGTAGCACCTGAGCAGCGCCTGTTTGCCGAAGGTGCCAATCTGCGTCCTCCCTTCGTTCAACCTTATGAATGCGAGCGCGTCCTGATAGAAGGCGTCACTATCGTTAATTCGCCTTTCTGGCTGCTCAACCCGGTGTTGTGTAACGACGTGATCGTCCGCGGTGTCACCTGTGACAGCATGGGCCCCAACTCCGATGGCTGCGACCCGGAATCCTGTGACCGCGTACTTATTGAAGATTGTTACTTTGATACCGGCGACGACTGCATCGCTATCAAATCAGGCCGAAACCACGACGGCCGCCGCATCAACCGCCCCTCGCAAAACATTGTGATCCGCAACTGCCATATGCGCCGTGGACACGGTGGTGTTGTGATTGGCAGTGAGATGTCTGGTGGTGTCCGCAATGTCTTCGTTGAGCACTGCGAAATGAACAGTCCTGACCTGGAACGCGGTTTGCGTATTAAAACCAATTCGGTACGTGGCGGTGTTGTAGAAAACTTTTTCGCCCGCGATATCACTATCGTAGAGGTAAAAAACGCCATTGTGATCGACTTCCAATATGAAGAAGGTGACGCCGGCGAACACACCCCTATCGTCCGTAATATCGATTTCCGCGGTATTACCTGCGCCAAGGCAGAACGGGTCTTCCAGGTCCGCGGCTATGAACGCTCACCGATCAGCAACCTTGCCCTGCGCAACTGCGATTTCAAACAGGTAAAAGAGATAGGTGTCCTGGAACATATGGATGCAATGACAGCTGAAAATGTCCGCATCAATGGCACGCCTTTCACAATATGA
- a CDS encoding UxaA family hydrolase — protein MSSIIVLHESDNVGICKVSLPAGVLYAEKDVTLLRDIPAMHKFAVRPIAKGEAITKYGQVIGFANQDIPAGEHVHAHNCVMGDFEKDYGFCEQARPTQFVPVAERATFQGYKRANGKVGTRNYIGIITTVNCSATVAKAIAQQISQSGELAQFPNIDGVVALTHDSGCGMRSDGEGYETLRRTFNGYARHPNFGGVMMVGLGCETMQIKRVMEECGLADSKTFTAYTIQDVGGTRHAIEKGLDAVRAMLPLVNAHQRETASASELIIGLQCGGSDAFSGITANPALGIAGDILVRHGGTVILSETPEIFGAEHLLTRRAESPEVAQKLLERIQWWQDYTARNDFELNNNPSPGNKAGGLTTIIEKSLGAQAKSGSTNLRDVFLYAEEITEKGFVFMDSPGYDPVSATGQVASGAQILCFTTGRGSAFGCKPAPSIKLATNSGIYERMQDDMDINCGKVLDGELTLEQSGQEIFEEILAVASGKRTKSELLGYGDNEFIPWKIGAVV, from the coding sequence GTGAGCAGCATCATTGTTTTGCATGAGAGTGATAACGTAGGCATTTGTAAAGTATCACTTCCCGCTGGTGTCCTTTACGCGGAAAAAGATGTCACCTTGTTGCGCGACATTCCCGCCATGCACAAATTTGCTGTGCGTCCCATCGCCAAAGGCGAAGCTATCACCAAATATGGCCAGGTTATTGGTTTTGCCAATCAGGATATTCCTGCCGGTGAGCATGTCCATGCCCACAATTGTGTCATGGGTGATTTTGAAAAAGACTATGGCTTTTGTGAGCAGGCCAGGCCAACCCAATTCGTTCCTGTTGCCGAGCGTGCCACCTTTCAAGGCTATAAGCGTGCCAATGGCAAGGTAGGTACGCGCAATTACATCGGTATTATCACGACCGTTAACTGTTCAGCGACCGTTGCCAAGGCCATTGCCCAGCAGATCAGCCAATCCGGTGAACTGGCACAGTTCCCCAATATTGATGGTGTTGTTGCCCTGACCCACGACAGTGGCTGTGGTATGCGCTCCGATGGCGAGGGTTACGAAACCCTGCGCCGCACTTTTAACGGCTATGCCCGTCACCCTAACTTTGGTGGGGTGATGATGGTTGGCTTGGGCTGCGAAACCATGCAGATCAAGCGCGTGATGGAAGAGTGCGGCCTGGCGGATTCCAAAACCTTTACGGCGTACACCATCCAGGATGTGGGCGGTACGCGCCATGCGATTGAAAAAGGTTTGGACGCTGTGCGTGCCATGTTGCCTCTGGTGAATGCACACCAGCGTGAGACAGCATCGGCCAGTGAATTAATTATCGGTTTGCAGTGTGGTGGTTCAGATGCCTTTTCCGGCATTACCGCAAACCCGGCACTGGGAATCGCCGGCGATATCCTGGTTCGTCACGGCGGCACCGTCATTCTGTCGGAAACCCCCGAAATCTTCGGCGCGGAACATCTGTTGACCCGTCGGGCAGAAAGTCCCGAGGTTGCACAAAAACTGCTGGAGCGTATTCAGTGGTGGCAGGACTATACCGCGCGCAATGATTTTGAACTCAATAACAACCCTTCCCCGGGTAATAAAGCGGGTGGCTTGACGACGATTATTGAGAAGTCCCTGGGCGCACAAGCCAAGAGTGGCTCAACCAATTTGCGCGATGTTTTCCTCTATGCGGAGGAAATCACCGAGAAAGGTTTTGTGTTTATGGACAGCCCGGGTTATGACCCTGTATCTGCCACGGGCCAGGTTGCTTCAGGTGCACAAATCCTGTGTTTTACCACAGGTCGCGGTTCAGCGTTTGGCTGTAAACCTGCGCCCAGTATTAAATTGGCGACTAATTCCGGTATCTATGAGCGTATGCAGGACGACATGGATATCAATTGCGGTAAGGTGCTCGATGGTGAACTAACATTAGAGCAATCCGGTCAGGAAATTTTTGAAGAAATCCTGGCTGTTGCCTCTGGCAAGCGCACCAAGAGTGAGCTGTTGGGCTACGGCGACAATGAATTTATACCTTGGAAGATCGGCGCTGTTGTATAG
- a CDS encoding Re/Si-specific NAD(P)(+) transhydrogenase subunit alpha, which translates to MRLAIPKERRAHERRVAATPETVKKFIALGFDVTVEAGAGLASRITDEDYRNAGASVVDDPASLLGQADVVLKVQRPLLAGEGELDELSLMKRDALLVAILSPYADAKAVEAYAKAGVTSMALEFVPRITRAQSMDVLSSQSNLAGYRAVLEAINVYDRAMPMMMTAAGTVAPARVMVLGAGVAGLQAIATARRLGAIVSATDVRPASKEQVESLGGKFIMVESEETKQAETAGGYAKEMSDDYKRRQAELVAETLKKQDIAICTALIPGRKAPTLINDEMVYSMRPGSVIVDLAAEQGGNCTLTKPGEVVEVNGVTIIGLFNIPSRISADASALYAKNLLNYLTPLVDTASKQLAINWQDEIVAATTLTRAGEVVHPNFKAPSAT; encoded by the coding sequence ATGAGACTCGCTATTCCAAAAGAGCGCCGTGCGCATGAGCGACGTGTCGCCGCAACGCCGGAGACCGTCAAAAAATTTATTGCCTTGGGTTTTGATGTGACGGTTGAAGCCGGTGCTGGCCTTGCCAGTCGCATCACCGATGAAGATTACCGCAATGCCGGCGCCAGTGTTGTTGACGATCCTGCAAGCCTGCTGGGCCAGGCGGATGTCGTATTGAAAGTGCAGCGCCCGCTGTTGGCAGGTGAAGGCGAGCTGGATGAGTTATCGCTGATGAAACGCGATGCTTTATTAGTTGCCATTCTTTCCCCCTATGCAGATGCCAAAGCCGTTGAGGCTTACGCTAAGGCGGGGGTAACCAGTATGGCCCTGGAGTTTGTGCCGCGCATTACCCGTGCGCAATCGATGGATGTGCTGAGTTCGCAGTCCAACCTTGCCGGTTATCGCGCTGTGCTGGAGGCCATTAATGTCTATGACCGCGCCATGCCGATGATGATGACGGCTGCCGGTACAGTGGCACCGGCCCGCGTTATGGTGCTGGGTGCGGGTGTGGCCGGTTTGCAGGCGATTGCAACGGCACGTCGCCTGGGTGCCATTGTGTCCGCAACAGATGTTCGCCCGGCGTCGAAAGAACAAGTGGAAAGCCTTGGCGGCAAATTCATCATGGTTGAGTCCGAGGAAACCAAGCAGGCGGAAACCGCTGGCGGTTATGCCAAGGAAATGAGCGATGATTACAAGCGTCGCCAGGCTGAATTGGTCGCGGAGACCTTGAAAAAACAGGATATCGCCATTTGCACGGCATTGATTCCCGGTCGCAAGGCACCAACCCTTATCAATGATGAGATGGTGTACAGCATGCGCCCCGGCTCTGTGATTGTTGACCTTGCCGCCGAGCAGGGTGGCAATTGCACCCTCACCAAACCGGGCGAGGTTGTTGAGGTCAATGGTGTCACCATTATCGGTTTATTCAATATTCCCAGCCGTATTTCTGCAGACGCCAGTGCGCTCTATGCGAAAAACCTGCTCAACTACCTGACGCCACTGGTGGATACTGCTAGCAAACAATTAGCCATTAACTGGCAGGATGAAATCGTTGCGGCCACCACATTGACCCGTGCCGGTGAAGTGGTTCATCCCAATTTCAAAGCGCCCAGTGCGACTTAA
- a CDS encoding proton-translocating transhydrogenase family protein produces MEGQFVSQLSIFVLAIFVGYYVVWSVTPALHTPLMAVTNAISSVIIVGALIAVGPEGVSLSKVLGFVAMVLAAINIFGGFTVTQRMLAMYKKKK; encoded by the coding sequence ATGGAAGGTCAATTTGTTTCGCAATTGTCTATTTTTGTACTGGCGATTTTCGTTGGCTACTACGTGGTGTGGAGTGTAACCCCCGCTTTGCATACGCCATTGATGGCGGTCACCAATGCAATCTCCAGTGTGATTATTGTCGGTGCACTGATTGCAGTCGGCCCCGAAGGTGTCAGCCTGTCCAAGGTGCTTGGTTTTGTGGCCATGGTACTCGCCGCGATCAATATCTTTGGTGGCTTTACGGTCACTCAACGCATGCTTGCCATGTATAAAAAGAAAAAATAA
- a CDS encoding NAD(P)(+) transhydrogenase (Re/Si-specific) subunit beta, translating to MSSTYESLTSLAYLVAAVLFIMALRGLSSPESSRRGNFFGMLGMAIAIVTTILSPAVTSYTWIVVALLIGAVIGIVIARKIAMTAMPQLVAAFHSLVGLAAVLVAGAAFSNPEAFGIVNAAGEIYIASRIEMGLGVVIGAITFSGSVIAFTKLQGLVSGKPMVFGGQHLLNALIGAVIIGLIGYFCVEQAPWVFWTMTALAFVIGILLIIPIGGADMPVVVSMLNSYSGWAAAGIGFTLHNDALIVTGALVGSSGAILSYIMCKGMNRSFFNVILGGFGADASAAAASGGEDRPVKRGSAEDAAFIMKNAGSVIIVPGYGMAVAQAQHALREMADELKHAGVKVSYAIHPVAGRMPGHMNVLLAEANVPYDEVFELEDINNEFQTADVAFVIGANDVTNPAAKTNPQSPIFGMPILEVEKARTVLFVKRSMASGYAGVENELFHRDNTMMLFGDAKKMVETIVKNLA from the coding sequence ATGTCATCTACTTATGAAAGCCTGACATCGCTCGCCTATTTGGTGGCGGCAGTGCTGTTTATCATGGCCCTGCGCGGGCTGTCCTCACCGGAATCTTCCCGCCGCGGTAATTTCTTCGGGATGCTGGGTATGGCGATTGCCATCGTCACTACTATCCTCAGCCCGGCAGTCACTTCCTATACCTGGATTGTGGTAGCCCTGCTGATCGGTGCGGTGATTGGTATTGTCATCGCGCGCAAAATTGCCATGACGGCGATGCCGCAACTGGTTGCCGCGTTCCATAGCCTGGTAGGTTTGGCGGCTGTGTTGGTAGCCGGTGCTGCGTTTAGTAATCCGGAAGCTTTCGGTATTGTGAATGCGGCCGGTGAAATCTATATCGCCAGTCGTATTGAAATGGGCCTGGGTGTAGTGATTGGTGCAATTACTTTTTCCGGTTCCGTTATCGCGTTTACCAAGCTGCAGGGCCTGGTATCTGGCAAGCCAATGGTGTTCGGCGGCCAGCATTTACTCAATGCCTTGATCGGCGCTGTCATTATTGGCCTGATCGGTTATTTCTGTGTAGAACAGGCTCCCTGGGTGTTCTGGACCATGACGGCGCTGGCGTTTGTGATCGGTATTTTACTGATTATTCCCATCGGCGGTGCGGATATGCCGGTTGTGGTATCCATGCTCAATTCCTATTCCGGTTGGGCTGCTGCGGGTATCGGTTTTACCCTGCATAATGATGCACTGATTGTAACTGGTGCACTAGTCGGCTCGTCAGGGGCAATTCTCTCCTATATCATGTGCAAAGGCATGAATCGCTCGTTCTTCAATGTGATCTTGGGTGGTTTTGGCGCCGATGCGTCGGCAGCGGCTGCCAGTGGTGGCGAAGATCGTCCGGTGAAGCGTGGCAGTGCCGAAGATGCGGCATTTATCATGAAAAATGCCGGTTCGGTAATCATTGTGCCAGGTTATGGTATGGCGGTCGCACAGGCGCAACACGCCCTGCGTGAAATGGCGGATGAACTGAAGCACGCGGGTGTCAAGGTCAGCTATGCCATCCACCCGGTTGCCGGACGTATGCCTGGCCACATGAACGTACTGCTGGCCGAAGCTAATGTTCCCTATGACGAAGTGTTTGAGCTGGAGGACATTAACAATGAATTCCAAACGGCGGATGTGGCCTTTGTGATAGGTGCTAATGACGTGACCAACCCGGCAGCAAAAACCAATCCGCAGAGTCCGATTTTTGGTATGCCTATCCTGGAAGTGGAAAAGGCGCGCACTGTGCTGTTCGTCAAGCGCTCCATGGCGTCAGGTTATGCCGGTGTAGAGAATGAGTTGTTCCATCGCGACAACACCATGATGCTGTTTGGCGATGCGAAGAAAATGGTTGAAACCATTGTTAAAAACCTTGCGTAA
- a CDS encoding VOC family protein, which translates to MKIEHFAINVADPVAMADWYVTHMGLRVVRKQEGGANTHFLADDSGDVMLEIYNNPPDEVPDYAAMNPLLLHLAFVCENPEQKRAQLEAVGASFAEEVHIKDGSHLVMMRDPWGLSIQLCKRGSKMLRCQQS; encoded by the coding sequence ATGAAAATTGAACATTTCGCCATTAATGTTGCTGATCCTGTTGCTATGGCGGACTGGTATGTTACCCACATGGGCCTGCGTGTAGTGCGCAAACAGGAGGGTGGTGCGAACACCCATTTCCTGGCAGACGACAGCGGTGATGTGATGTTGGAGATTTACAACAATCCACCGGATGAGGTGCCGGATTACGCAGCGATGAATCCGCTGTTACTGCATTTGGCGTTTGTGTGTGAAAACCCTGAACAAAAGCGTGCGCAGTTGGAGGCGGTCGGTGCCAGCTTTGCAGAAGAAGTACATATTAAAGATGGTTCGCATCTGGTGATGATGCGCGATCCCTGGGGGTTGTCGATCCAGTTGTGCAAACGCGGTAGCAAGATGCTGCGTTGCCAGCAGTCGTGA
- a CDS encoding sugar kinase, giving the protein MAHIAAIGEVMVELSPFPTADSNGREIMALSFAGDTYNTSVYMARLGLQTDYVTQLGDDPYSAQILQRMRDDNISTDLIKQLPGRSPGLYIIRNRPDGEREFFYWRKEAPARELFATQEAADNLCQQLANCDCVYLSGITLAIIGAASREFLYNSLHKLRQQGVTIAYDSNYRPRLWADKHEAQQAMLSMMKYTDIALLTLDDEQLLWGDDTIEGCKQRYAEFRLRELVLKRGADDAVIITHEGELRVPVPPVQGVVDTTGAGDTFNAGYLAGRLTHKSLEDSAKQGIRCASIIIRHRGAIIDKAVFAKELGA; this is encoded by the coding sequence ATGGCACATATAGCAGCGATTGGCGAAGTGATGGTGGAGCTTTCTCCCTTTCCCACTGCCGACAGCAATGGCCGCGAAATCATGGCCTTATCTTTTGCAGGCGACACCTACAACACATCGGTGTACATGGCGCGCCTGGGCTTGCAAACAGACTATGTCACCCAGTTGGGTGACGATCCTTACAGTGCGCAAATCCTGCAGCGCATGCGCGATGACAACATAAGCACGGATCTGATCAAACAATTACCCGGCCGCTCACCGGGCCTCTACATTATCCGCAACCGCCCTGACGGCGAGCGCGAATTCTTCTACTGGCGCAAAGAGGCACCTGCGCGAGAATTGTTTGCCACCCAGGAAGCTGCCGATAACCTCTGCCAACAGCTGGCGAATTGCGACTGCGTATACCTGAGTGGTATTACGCTTGCCATCATCGGCGCAGCATCGCGCGAGTTCCTCTACAACAGTTTGCACAAGCTGCGCCAGCAGGGTGTGACTATTGCTTACGACAGTAACTATCGCCCACGCCTGTGGGCCGATAAACACGAGGCCCAGCAGGCAATGCTGTCGATGATGAAATACACCGATATTGCCCTGCTCACACTCGATGATGAACAACTGCTGTGGGGCGACGACACCATTGAAGGCTGCAAACAACGCTACGCTGAGTTCCGCCTGCGCGAGCTGGTGCTCAAGCGCGGTGCCGACGATGCCGTGATTATCACGCACGAAGGCGAACTGCGCGTACCCGTGCCACCCGTGCAGGGCGTGGTAGATACCACAGGTGCTGGCGATACCTTCAATGCCGGTTACCTTGCCGGACGCCTGACGCACAAGTCACTGGAAGACTCGGCCAAACAAGGTATTCGCTGTGCAAGCATTATCATTCGCCATCGCGGCGCTATTATTGATAAGGCTGTTTTTGCTAAAGAGCTCGGCGCTTAG